The Sporomusa termitida genome has a window encoding:
- the feoB gene encoding ferrous iron transport protein B — protein MRAPVIKVVLVGSPNVGKSAIFNHLTGRYAAVSNYPGTSVDIAVGQFSCNGHRFEVMDTPGLYSLIPLTEEERVTRLLLAKRRPDVIVHVVDAKNLKRMLNLTMQLLDTGIPVILNLNIMDEARQIGMMIDIVRLEQLLGIPVVATAAVSGTGMGALTKAISQYQVIKPVFIPLNEQIERSVAGISALLSRNYGFDQRSASLLILQGDESAVAVAQTEAAWPDIAAAIKQLPFRPDHNLGALVAAARQDIIDKLIAQTVVYAPPGCRERKGLAPWLGKVTRKPLTGIPILCIVLYCGLYQFVGKFGAGYLVDYINNCVFIPILIPVAQGAVNAWIPWEWLRSLLVGDYGVFTMGFRYAAAIILPIVGTFFLAFAVLEDTGYLPRLAMLADSVFRYFGLNGRAVIPLTLGLGCGTMAVMVTRTLETKRERLLATFLLSLTIPCSAQLGVVLALLSHNPAAVILWSGYLLLIFAVAGRLSTRLVPGHRSAFYMELPPLRLPLIRNVIKKASTRMTWYFREILPVFVAASAVLWAGDRSGILAALIQYLQPVMGLIGLPPAAAQAFLLGFFRRDYGAAGLYDLAAAGRLTDMQLVVAAVALTLFVPCVAQFAVMVKERGPITACIMVALIIMITFIAATFIHQLLQLGLVLGLAGGIV, from the coding sequence GTGCGGGCTCCAGTAATAAAAGTAGTACTTGTAGGCTCACCGAATGTCGGTAAAAGTGCCATATTTAATCATTTAACAGGCCGCTATGCGGCAGTATCGAATTATCCCGGCACTAGTGTTGATATTGCGGTTGGCCAGTTCAGCTGTAACGGTCACCGGTTCGAGGTTATGGATACACCGGGCTTGTATTCGCTGATTCCTCTGACCGAGGAAGAGCGGGTTACCAGGTTACTGCTGGCTAAACGCAGGCCTGATGTTATCGTCCATGTAGTTGATGCGAAGAATCTAAAGCGTATGCTGAATCTGACTATGCAGCTGCTTGATACCGGGATTCCTGTCATCCTTAACCTGAATATTATGGATGAAGCTCGACAGATTGGCATGATGATTGATATTGTGCGACTTGAACAATTGCTGGGAATTCCGGTTGTTGCCACTGCTGCTGTTAGCGGTACCGGAATGGGTGCTTTAACAAAGGCAATTAGTCAATATCAAGTGATAAAACCGGTTTTTATACCATTGAATGAACAGATTGAGCGGTCTGTGGCCGGCATAAGTGCGCTGTTAAGCCGAAACTACGGCTTTGACCAGCGCAGTGCCTCCCTCTTAATCCTGCAAGGGGACGAAAGCGCAGTGGCAGTTGCTCAAACCGAAGCTGCCTGGCCGGATATAGCTGCTGCCATTAAGCAGCTGCCGTTCCGGCCGGATCACAACCTTGGTGCTCTGGTAGCGGCGGCGCGGCAGGATATTATTGATAAGCTTATTGCCCAAACGGTGGTGTACGCGCCGCCGGGCTGCCGTGAACGGAAAGGGCTGGCCCCATGGCTGGGAAAGGTAACCAGAAAACCCTTAACAGGCATCCCTATTTTATGCATTGTTCTGTATTGCGGTCTATACCAGTTTGTGGGGAAATTCGGTGCCGGTTATCTTGTTGATTATATTAATAACTGCGTGTTTATACCAATCCTTATTCCCGTGGCCCAAGGCGCGGTTAATGCCTGGATTCCGTGGGAATGGCTGCGCTCGCTGCTGGTGGGGGACTATGGTGTCTTTACGATGGGCTTCCGCTATGCGGCAGCAATTATTCTGCCTATTGTCGGGACATTTTTCTTAGCTTTTGCCGTACTGGAGGATACCGGCTACCTGCCGCGGCTGGCTATGCTGGCCGATTCGGTGTTCCGGTATTTCGGACTGAATGGCCGGGCCGTTATTCCCTTGACACTGGGGCTGGGCTGCGGTACTATGGCAGTCATGGTGACACGCACCCTGGAAACGAAGCGGGAGCGGCTGTTAGCTACATTTTTATTATCTTTGACTATCCCTTGTTCGGCTCAGCTTGGCGTTGTGCTGGCGCTGCTTTCGCATAACCCGGCCGCAGTTATTCTCTGGAGTGGGTATTTACTTCTCATTTTTGCTGTTGCGGGCAGGTTAAGCACCAGGCTTGTGCCCGGGCACCGGAGTGCTTTCTATATGGAGCTGCCGCCATTAAGATTACCGCTTATCCGTAATGTCATAAAAAAAGCGTCCACGCGGATGACGTGGTATTTTAGGGAAATATTGCCGGTATTTGTTGCTGCCAGTGCTGTATTATGGGCTGGTGACCGCAGTGGCATTTTAGCTGCCCTGATTCAATATCTGCAGCCTGTTATGGGGCTGATCGGACTGCCGCCGGCCGCAGCGCAAGCTTTTTTGCTCGGTTTTTTCCGCCGTGATTATGGTGCCGCCGGGCTGTATGACCTGGCGGCTGCCGGCCGGCTGACAGATATGCAGTTAGTGGTTGCCGCCGTTGCCCTGACCCTGTTTGTTCCGTGTGTTGCCCAGTTTGCCGTGATGGTCAAGGAACGGGGGCCGATCACCGCCTGCATTATGGTGGCATTGATTATCATGATTACATTTATTGCGGCAACTTTCATTCACCAGTTGCTGCAGCTGGGCCTGGTTTTAGGCCTGGCGGGAGGGATAGTGTGA
- a CDS encoding DUF1858 domain-containing protein has protein sequence MSITKEMSIVDVVQKYPQTVQVFRSYGMGCLGCAAARFENIEQGAAAHGIDTTALVADLNKAVNE, from the coding sequence ATGAGTATCACTAAAGAAATGAGCATCGTTGATGTTGTCCAAAAATATCCCCAGACTGTGCAAGTATTCCGCAGCTACGGCATGGGTTGCCTTGGCTGTGCTGCTGCCCGCTTTGAGAACATTGAGCAAGGCGCGGCCGCTCACGGCATAGATACAACCGCTCTGGTGGCCGATCTAAACAAAGCCGTAAACGAATAG
- a CDS encoding FeoA family protein, with protein sequence MKPVIMLRAGETAKIIAVRSHDDQHMRKLTVFGLLPGADIEVLQTAPVYVLRIDNTELALDYETAAGILVATTRAGR encoded by the coding sequence GTGAAACCGGTTATCATGCTCCGGGCTGGCGAAACGGCTAAAATTATCGCTGTACGCAGTCATGATGACCAGCATATGCGGAAGCTGACTGTGTTTGGCTTATTGCCCGGAGCGGACATAGAAGTGCTGCAGACCGCTCCGGTCTATGTCCTGCGTATTGATAATACTGAGCTGGCCCTAGACTATGAAACGGCCGCCGGGATTCTTGTTGCCACCACGCGGGCAGGCCGGTGA